One Bdellovibrio bacteriovorus str. Tiberius DNA segment encodes these proteins:
- a CDS encoding DUF6635 family protein yields MDQRAAPVLGAIDDCIEKFAADRKQHIAPFIEKHFSVSESIQIQKRHLPLDLLLSPVNALWSIPYLMLKKAVETSDKMGWPALNPIIDILPASFKTGYQKDIEKLIATELVGEGILMDYVRKDPVLGPMVASGTVELNQRKIRSEVLKEIEKYTSSQAMINDICSSLLTLAAGWIYFGDKSLGIMGLGSRIAGKMAREKASSNFFLGEKVGSVFYGVFPPAPTNTQVVMATLAVGTLLTVCSLLVSVLSDPARKRFGLHDKKLHALVDNLEEKLFIALKKDLKNHLRQPASVKQAA; encoded by the coding sequence ATGGATCAAAGAGCAGCGCCAGTTCTGGGCGCCATTGACGACTGCATTGAAAAATTCGCCGCGGACAGAAAGCAGCATATCGCCCCCTTCATTGAAAAGCATTTCTCAGTGTCTGAATCCATTCAGATTCAGAAAAGGCACTTGCCGTTGGATCTGCTGTTAAGTCCGGTGAATGCGCTTTGGTCGATCCCTTACTTGATGTTAAAAAAGGCGGTAGAGACGTCTGATAAAATGGGCTGGCCCGCGCTGAATCCCATTATCGATATTCTTCCGGCAAGTTTTAAGACGGGCTATCAGAAAGACATTGAAAAGCTGATTGCAACAGAGCTTGTGGGCGAAGGTATCCTGATGGACTACGTTCGCAAAGATCCCGTCTTGGGTCCCATGGTGGCCTCGGGCACTGTGGAGTTGAATCAGCGCAAGATTCGCAGTGAAGTGCTGAAAGAAATTGAAAAGTATACGTCCAGTCAGGCTATGATCAATGACATCTGCAGCTCCCTGTTAACCTTGGCTGCGGGTTGGATCTATTTTGGGGATAAGTCCCTGGGAATCATGGGGTTGGGCAGCCGCATCGCCGGTAAGATGGCCCGGGAAAAAGCTTCTTCGAATTTCTTCCTGGGTGAAAAAGTGGGCTCGGTTTTTTACGGAGTGTTTCCACCGGCCCCGACAAATACGCAGGTGGTGATGGCGACCTTGGCGGTCGGCACCTTACTGACCGTGTGCAGTCTGTTAGTCAGTGTTCTAAGTGATCCGGCCCGCAAGCGGTTTGGACTGCACGATAAAAAGCTTCATGCCTTGGTGGACAATCTTGAAGAAAAGCTTTTTATTGCCTTGAAGAAAGATCTGAAAAATCACCTTCGTCAGCCTGCTTCGGTGAAGCAGGCGGCCTAA